In bacterium, the following are encoded in one genomic region:
- a CDS encoding sigma-54 dependent transcriptional regulator, whose protein sequence is MDKDAAGDKRSSELVLIVDDERRVRESVRSILQDEGYSVIEAAGGQEGLGKAAADKPDCVLLDIWMPGMDGIEVLTSLKQVDPDLPVIIMSGHGNIETAVKASKLGAYDFLEKPLSIDKLILVLRNALSQRSLVEENRALREGQVTGSEFIGHSPTVASILEQVRIVAPTQASVLITGENGTGKELLARSIHSGSRRSSTAFVAVNCAAIPDNLIESELFGHERGAFTGAVSRKVGKFDLAHQGTLFLDEIGDMSLATQAKILRVLEERVFQRVGGNRDIAVDVRVVAATNKDLSEEIASGAFREDLFFRLNVFPFHLPPLRERREDILLLLDRFLGEYGRLYGKPDLTFSPEAEASLVGYQWPGNVRELRNVVERLAIIAPDKIIDRELIPPSVRERQEDGPAGHGDDPAASEADYRLARERFERSFFSRRLEENDWNISRTAETVGLERSNLHRKMKQLGIKKLS, encoded by the coding sequence ATGGACAAGGACGCTGCGGGTGACAAAAGATCCTCGGAACTGGTCCTCATCGTCGATGACGAGCGGAGGGTCAGGGAGAGTGTCAGGTCGATCCTCCAGGACGAGGGTTACTCGGTCATCGAGGCGGCCGGCGGCCAGGAAGGGCTTGGCAAGGCGGCCGCTGACAAGCCGGATTGCGTTCTTCTGGACATCTGGATGCCCGGCATGGACGGTATCGAGGTGCTGACCTCACTCAAACAGGTCGATCCCGATCTCCCTGTCATCATCATGTCCGGACACGGGAACATCGAGACCGCCGTCAAGGCCTCCAAGCTGGGAGCCTATGATTTTCTGGAAAAGCCTCTCTCCATCGACAAGCTGATCCTGGTTCTGCGAAACGCCCTCAGCCAGCGCTCCCTCGTTGAGGAGAACCGGGCCCTGCGGGAAGGCCAGGTGACAGGGAGCGAGTTCATCGGGCATTCACCGACCGTTGCGTCTATCCTGGAACAGGTCAGGATCGTTGCTCCAACCCAGGCGTCAGTACTCATCACCGGGGAGAACGGCACGGGTAAGGAACTCCTGGCCAGGTCCATTCACAGCGGCTCCCGGAGGAGCAGCACAGCGTTCGTGGCCGTGAACTGCGCAGCCATACCGGACAACCTTATCGAGAGCGAGCTTTTCGGCCACGAGCGGGGCGCTTTCACCGGTGCGGTGTCCAGGAAAGTCGGCAAGTTCGATCTGGCCCACCAGGGGACCCTTTTCCTGGACGAGATCGGGGACATGAGCCTCGCGACCCAGGCCAAGATCCTGAGGGTACTCGAAGAGCGGGTATTCCAGAGGGTAGGAGGGAACCGGGATATCGCTGTTGATGTGAGGGTTGTCGCCGCCACCAACAAGGACCTGTCTGAGGAGATCGCAAGCGGTGCCTTCCGTGAGGACCTGTTCTTCCGCCTCAACGTCTTTCCCTTTCATCTCCCGCCCCTCAGGGAGCGCAGGGAGGATATCCTCCTGCTTCTCGACAGGTTTTTGGGCGAATATGGCCGGTTGTACGGAAAGCCGGACCTCACTTTCAGTCCAGAGGCCGAGGCGAGCCTCGTGGGTTACCAGTGGCCGGGCAACGTCCGGGAACTAAGGAACGTAGTGGAGAGGCTTGCCATCATCGCCCCTGACAAGATCATCGACAGGGAGCTCATCCCCCCAAGTGTCAGGGAAAGGCAGGAGGACGGCCCGGCCGGTCATGGGGATGATCCCGCGGCATCCGAGGCGGATTACAGGCTTGCCCGGGAACGGTTCGAGCGGAGTTTTTTCTCACGGCGCCTGGAGGAGAACGACTGGAACATCTCCCGGACCGCCGAGACCGTGGGGTTAGAGCGCAGCAACCTGCACCGGAAGATGAAACAGTTGGGGATCAAGAAACTTTCATAA
- a CDS encoding aminopeptidase → MTIQKQPSIHEAVKSLLTVNMGLEENENLLLLGDTADKACQDLAREVGETAQALHPATRTLIFDPAGGHGQEPPVEVWEAAFGAETVRSLEENGLLSAIIAKERDDNTLKQALHVVEKEGDNGAAVIVALTHFSTSHTTFRKLLNEARGVRYASMPLFEREMFFGSMNVDWASLSASTRSLAGALAGADRCEVRAPNGTEVVFTVSGRPVIPDGGILTYKRAFGNLPAGEVFMAPVEGTTEGTLVLDWGPLARFVKPLTVRIEAGRAVSVSGEDAGAVGWLEKALDAHPANANVAELGIGTNPGATRPDNVLESEKILGTVHAAFGDNHTFGGRTVAPFHQDFVIFDASLVGVWEKGGGRRVLLTEGRRGW, encoded by the coding sequence ATGACCATTCAAAAGCAACCATCTATCCACGAAGCAGTAAAATCCCTTTTAACAGTGAATATGGGCCTCGAGGAGAACGAGAACCTCCTCCTCCTCGGCGACACGGCTGATAAGGCATGTCAGGACCTTGCCCGGGAAGTGGGTGAGACGGCACAGGCTCTGCACCCGGCCACAAGGACACTTATTTTCGATCCGGCCGGCGGGCACGGCCAGGAGCCTCCCGTTGAGGTCTGGGAAGCGGCGTTCGGGGCCGAAACAGTCCGTTCCCTGGAGGAAAACGGTCTTCTGTCAGCCATTATCGCCAAGGAGCGCGATGATAACACCCTGAAACAGGCGCTGCATGTTGTTGAAAAGGAAGGGGATAACGGCGCTGCTGTCATCGTGGCGCTGACCCACTTCTCCACCAGCCACACTACCTTCAGGAAACTGCTCAACGAGGCCCGCGGCGTGAGATACGCCAGCATGCCCCTTTTCGAGCGGGAGATGTTTTTCGGTTCCATGAACGTCGATTGGGCGTCACTGTCGGCATCGACAAGGTCTCTTGCAGGTGCGCTTGCAGGGGCGGACAGGTGCGAGGTCCGGGCACCCAACGGCACCGAGGTGGTTTTCACGGTTTCCGGCCGGCCTGTCATACCGGATGGGGGTATACTGACGTACAAAAGGGCTTTCGGGAACCTGCCGGCCGGGGAGGTCTTCATGGCCCCTGTGGAGGGAACCACGGAAGGTACCCTCGTCCTCGACTGGGGGCCCCTGGCCAGATTTGTCAAACCGCTCACGGTCCGGATAGAGGCTGGACGGGCTGTATCTGTTTCCGGTGAAGACGCCGGTGCGGTCGGTTGGCTCGAAAAGGCCCTTGACGCCCATCCTGCCAACGCCAATGTAGCTGAACTGGGCATAGGGACCAACCCCGGGGCTACGAGACCCGACAACGTCCTCGAATCTGAAAAGATCCTGGGAACCGTCCACGCGGCCTTCGGGGACAACCACACCTTCGGAGGCCGGACGGTGGCCCCGTTTCACCAGGATTTTGTGATCTTCGACGCCAGCCTGGTGGGGGTCTGGGAGAAGGGAGGAGGGAGGAGGGTGCTTTTGACTGAGGGGAGGCGGGGGTGGTAA